GGATATCCGCTCCGCCTCGTCGTCCGCACACGTTCCGCCGCGGCACATCACGCCGAACAGTTCGAGGTTCATCACCTTTCCGACGGCCCATATCAAGCGCTGGATCGTCACGGCCCCCAGATCGTCCCGAACGGCCCCAAGCCTCTGTCCGTTCTCTATGAACCGGGACAGGAAACGGATGGGGCGCTCGAACGCTTTCCAGAAGGGGTCGTCGAACGACAGGTCGCGCTCGCTCAGAATCATCAAGATGCGCCCAAAGGAAGGGTTCGCCATGAAGAAGGCGACCTCCCTCCGCCGATACGCCAAGACGGCGTCCCAGTACCCCTCCTTCGTCTCGGGGAACTCCAGGTCCTTTATCGCATCCAGGAAGCGCTCTCCGATGTCCTCGATGACCGTACAGAACAGGGCGTCCTTGTTCTCGAAGTAGTAATAGACCGCTCCCTTGCTGAGGCCGGAACGCTCTATGATCCTGTTGTAGGAGGCGTTCTGCAGGCCATGCTCGTTGAACTCCTCGATGGCCGCCTCGATCAGCCGCGCCTTTTTGTCGTCCTTCAGCCGTTCCTGCCTGACGATCTTCCTCATCTCCCTCCCGTCTCGACAAACCCAACCGATCTTGAATCCTTCGGTAAACTCTCCGGTTCGACCGGTCGGTCTAATCCGCGATGAAGGGATTATACTCCCTTCGTCACAAAAGGCAAGAGGGCGGACACGCCCGAAAAAAAAAGCCTCCCATCCGCATGCGGAATGAGAGGTCGCAAAAGGGACGCCGGCGTTCCCCGCATTCGGATCGGGGCCCTTGCGGCTACAGCTTTCCCTCGCGGATCCACTGGGCCAGGGGGAGCGCGAAATACGTCAGCAGGATGTCCGCTCCCGCCCGGACGAGGCAGACAGCCGCCTCGGAGACGGCGCGCTCCTCGTCCACCCAGCCCCGCTCGGCCGCCGCCTTGATCATGGAGTACTCCCCGCTGACGGAGTACGCGCCCACCGGAACGCAGCTCCGCTCCTTGACCGCGCGGAGCACGTCCAGGTACGGCAGCCCCGGCTTGACCATGATCATGTCCGCGCCCTCGTCCACGTCCAGCTGCGCCTCCCTCAGGGCCTCGCGGACGTTGCGGGGATCCATCTGGTAACCCCTCCTGTCCCCGAACGCGGGGGCCGATCCCGCCGCCTCGCGGAAGGGGCCGTAGAACGCCGAGGCGTATTTCACCGCGTAGGACAGGATCAGGGTCTCCTGCAGGCCGGCGGCGGAGAGCGCCGACCGCAGGGCCCCCACCCGGCCGTCCATCATGTCGGACGGCGCCACCACGTCCGCCCCGGCACGGGCCTGCGAGACAGCCGTCCGCGCCAGGAGCTCGAGCGTCGGATCGTTGTCCACGGTCTCCCCCTTCAGCACCCCGCAGTGGCCGTGCGACGTGTACTCACAGAGGCAGACGTCCGCGATCAGCGTCAGGTCGGGAAAGCGCCGCTTCCCCTCGGCCAGCGAGCGCTGGATCACCCCGTTCTCCGCCCAGGCCTGACTGCCGGTCTCATCCTTGTGGTCCGGTATGCCGAAGAGCAGCACGCCCCCCAGCCCGGCCTCGGCCGTGCGCTCCAGCACGCGCGGCAGCGTGTCCGGGCTGTAGCGCTTCTGCCCCGGCATGGCCGGGATGTCCTCCTCGACGTTCGTCCCCTCGCGGACGAACACGGGATACACGAGCATGGACGGCGAAAGGCGCGTCTCCCTCACCATGTCGCGGATGGCGGCCGTGCGCCGCAGCCTTCTGGGCCTTACGATCATCATAACGATCTCCCCCTCAAAAAAGAAAAGAATGGACGGTACTCGAAGCCATTATAGCGCTCCCTGCAGCGACATGAGCCGCTCGGAGGGCACCTCGCATTATTCCCAACCCGAAAAACGCCCCACCCCCAAAATGCCGCAGTCAGGAGGATGATGTCCGGGTCGCCTCTACGCAGCCGGCCAAAGGCCGGGGCCCAACATCAGACGATCTGGACAAAAATCAACACTGCCATGATCACGACGTAGAGCCCCCCACACACACAAGCGCAGTGCATGCGGCGGCGGATTGCACCGGATACCTCCAGCATCCAGATGGCCTCCCTTCGGGTCATCCCCACAAGCGGATATCTTCGGTTCCTCCGTCTCTGAGCCCACCACGCCCATGCGTGCGTAAAGAAAGAAAAAACAAAGAAAATCATGCAAAAAAGCAAAAAGCCACTATAAAATTCATTATAGAATTCAAGATAAAAATTAAAATAAAATCTAAGATAAAATGCAATGGGTTCGAGGAATCCCAAGGGTGAAACAAGGAAGTATAAACCCAGCAGAAGACAACCGAAGGCAGCAAAAAGGGACCATATCGCCCGTCTGCCCAGCCACCTCCTTTGGTATTTCAGCGTTTTTCCGAGGGAAACGATCCGCGACTCGCCGATACGCGGCTCGCCCTCAGGGCGATCGGGCCTCGGAGGAAAGGCCCTGACGCAAAAGAGGTAGGGGCCCGTGACGAGGACCATGGCGGGGAATCCCCAGAGCAACGACATAAAAATGTAGCCCAACCCATCCTCCAGGCGGCCGAAGTACGCGAATGTGGTCGCGACGTTCAGCAGGACCAAAAGGAGGAAAGAAAAAACAGAACGATGTTCCTGACATACGCTTTTTTTGTGCGCACTTTTCTCCTTTTCATGAGTTCTCTCCCCTCGTTCCGAGTCAAGAGCGGCCCCCTACCCCCCTGGCACAGTACAACAGCAAAAAGCACACAAGGAGGAACAAAATCGCGGCTCCGTCCAGTGCACTGCATCCGCCGCCGCGCTCCCCAACCGTCGTATCGCTCCCCTCGCCATAGTACTCCGCCACCCGGATGGTGTAGCGCTCGCTGCGGGCCGTGCCCTCCCCGCCGTCCGTGTAGTCCAGGCGGGCCGCGTAGTATCCAGGTTTCTTCACATATGCAAGAGCGCGGAGCGCCCTCTTCGGGTCGCTCCGCGCCTTTTCATTTCCATAGAATCCGCCTATTCACTCAGGTCGTACCCGGATCCCGCGCCACCCCCGAATTCATAACGAT
This sequence is a window from uncultured Fretibacterium sp.. Protein-coding genes within it:
- the hemB gene encoding porphobilinogen synthase; its protein translation is MMIVRPRRLRRTAAIRDMVRETRLSPSMLVYPVFVREGTNVEEDIPAMPGQKRYSPDTLPRVLERTAEAGLGGVLLFGIPDHKDETGSQAWAENGVIQRSLAEGKRRFPDLTLIADVCLCEYTSHGHCGVLKGETVDNDPTLELLARTAVSQARAGADVVAPSDMMDGRVGALRSALSAAGLQETLILSYAVKYASAFYGPFREAAGSAPAFGDRRGYQMDPRNVREALREAQLDVDEGADMIMVKPGLPYLDVLRAVKERSCVPVGAYSVSGEYSMIKAAAERGWVDEERAVSEAAVCLVRAGADILLTYFALPLAQWIREGKL
- a CDS encoding TetR/AcrR family transcriptional regulator; this encodes MRKIVRQERLKDDKKARLIEAAIEEFNEHGLQNASYNRIIERSGLSKGAVYYYFENKDALFCTVIEDIGERFLDAIKDLEFPETKEGYWDAVLAYRRREVAFFMANPSFGRILMILSERDLSFDDPFWKAFERPIRFLSRFIENGQRLGAVRDDLGAVTIQRLIWAVGKVMNLELFGVMCRGGTCADDEAERISRRYLEVMNDLSRRMLAP